One window of Serinus canaria isolate serCan28SL12 chromosome 3, serCan2020, whole genome shotgun sequence genomic DNA carries:
- the CHGB gene encoding secretogranin-1 isoform X1: protein MGPPALLALLAAAALAGASTVPVEKDHTEEMVTRCIVEVLSNALSKPNAPPINPECKEILKKSDKNDRERSENKQPEVRHPKDPAETEKHPTGSMEKEQRQAGEESKKYMEGGDEEKLAHEEGESKEEEAGHNTPARDETLHMEERKHYQEIGREEERNYHSEEESKEGKCCEDVEAAVLTKKSHSEGMSVDEFRGGNDQSPRGRWHLEEGMQSPSKQIQEGEKGEEERSEKYHHESQERGFSHQQEREESEESEEREEGKEPFKGKGYHGKHRAGDSYEEKRGHGGERGEPAGGSHPGEANLWEQWKHRQKHQEESEEKGGSPGRHEPEELQEEGPAEQGSEEHRDSWQQSQESREEENKRHHHSEESSEKWHEERRQHDGSHHSGGRVYLGDENQEELARYLSKERQHRVGGRARLGNRQQEGSQKAREHKGQASRHYSTEDSLEEEEVEKKHHSSDQVENEEEERFAEREEYRGHLPAEKEKRTAASYRPFYPLLWWKSQHLDKRDSAGEQLLEDREEGRPALSEKSLFPEYNDYEWWSEKQIQNALKHKRSEKRNPGKTNRYDVERQYNKMDQLAQLLNYRKKSAELPGLYSSGEELKKRHVAGNDRRSLSQRPLTEEEEKQLENLATMDLELQNIAEKINSLRRG, encoded by the exons ATGGGGCCGCCGGCGCTGCTCGCTCTCCTGGCGGCCGCCGCCCTGGCAG gtGCCAGCACAGTTCCAGTGGAAAAAGACCATACTGAAGAAATG GTAACCCGGTGCATTGTGGAGGTTCTGTCCAACGCTCTCTCTAAGCCAAATGCACCCCCCATTAATCCTGAATGCAAAGAAATCCTGAAGAAGA GTGATAAAAATGACAGAGAGAGAAGTGAAAACAAACAGCCTGAAGTGAGGCATCCAAAGGACCCAGCAGAGACTGAAAAACATCCTACTGGGAGCATGGAGAAAGAacaaaggcaggcaggagaggaatCCAAAAAGTACATGGAAGGAGGTGATGAGGAGAAACTTGCTCATGAGGAAGGTGAAAGCAAGGAGGAGGAAGCTGGACACAACACACCTGCTCGGGATGAGACACTTCACATGGAAGAAAGAAAGCACTACCAGGAAAttgggagagaggaggagaggaattACCACAGtgaagaggaaagcaaagaggGCAAGTGTTGTGAGGATGTAGAGGCTGCTGTTCTCACCAAGAAGTCCCACTCTGAGGGCATGAGCGTGGATGAGTTCCGTGGTGGGAATGATCAGAGCCCCAGGGGCCGCTGGCACCTGGAGGAGGGAATGCAGAGCCCTTCCAAACAAATTCAGGAAggtgaaaagggagaggaagaaaggagtgAGAAATACCACCATGAGTCTCAGGAACGTGGTTTCTCCCACCAGCAGGAGCGTGAAGAATCTGAGGAGAGTGaagaaagggaggagggaaaggaaccCTTCAAAGGCAAAGGTTATCATGGGAAGCACAGGGCAGGTGACTCCTATGAAGAAAAGAGGGGCCATGGTGGTGAGAGGGGGGAACCAGCAGGGGGATCACACCCAGGGGAGGCCAATCTCTGGGAGCAGTGGAAGCACCGACAGAAGCATCAGGAAGAGTCTGAGGAGAAGGGTGGCTCTCCTGGGAGGCATgagcctgaggagctgcaggaggaggggcctgcagagcagggcagtgaggagcacagggacagctggcagcagagccaggagagcagggaagaggaaaacaagaggcACCACCACAGTGAGGAGAGCAGTGAGAAGTGGCACgaggagaggaggcagcacGATGGATCCCACCATTCTGGGGGCAGGGTGTACCTTGGTGATGAAAaccaggaggagctggccaGGTACCTGAGCAAGGAGAGGCAGCACCGTGTCGGAGGGAGAGCCCGCCTAGGgaacaggcagcaggaagggtCCCAGAAGGCTCGAGAGCACAAGGGACAGGCCAGTAGGCACTACAGTACTGAGGacagcctggaggaggaggaggtggaaaaGAAGCATCACAGCAGTGACCAGGTGGAAaatgaagaggaggaaaggtTTGCAGAGAGGGAAGAGTACAGAGGCCATCTCCCcgcagagaaagagaagagaaccGCAGCATCCTACAGGCCTTTCTACCCACTGCTGTGGTGGAAAAGCCAGCACTTGGACAAAAGGGACAGTGCAGGGGAGCAGCTTCTGGAGGACAGGGAGGAAGGCAGGCCTGCCCTGAGTGAGAAGAGCCTTTTCCCTGAGTACAATGACTATGAGTGGTGGTCAGAAAAGCAAATCCAGAATGCTCTGAAGCACAAGCGCAGTGAAAAGAGGAATCCTGGCAAAACGAACAGATACGATGTGGAAAGGCAGTACAACAAGATGGATCAACTTGCACAACTTCTGAACTACAGGAAGAAGTCAGCTGAACTCCCAGGGCTGTACAGCTCTGGAGAAGAGCTGAAGAAGCGTCATGTGGCTGGAAATGACAGAAGGAGCCTAAGCCAGAGGCCCCTGACGGAAGAAGAG gaaaagcagctggaaaacctgGCCACCAtggacctggagctgcagaacaTAGCAGAGAAGATCAACAGCCTCAGGAGAGGCTGA
- the CHGB gene encoding secretogranin-1 isoform X2, protein MVTRCIVEVLSNALSKPNAPPINPECKEILKKSDKNDRERSENKQPEVRHPKDPAETEKHPTGSMEKEQRQAGEESKKYMEGGDEEKLAHEEGESKEEEAGHNTPARDETLHMEERKHYQEIGREEERNYHSEEESKEGKCCEDVEAAVLTKKSHSEGMSVDEFRGGNDQSPRGRWHLEEGMQSPSKQIQEGEKGEEERSEKYHHESQERGFSHQQEREESEESEEREEGKEPFKGKGYHGKHRAGDSYEEKRGHGGERGEPAGGSHPGEANLWEQWKHRQKHQEESEEKGGSPGRHEPEELQEEGPAEQGSEEHRDSWQQSQESREEENKRHHHSEESSEKWHEERRQHDGSHHSGGRVYLGDENQEELARYLSKERQHRVGGRARLGNRQQEGSQKAREHKGQASRHYSTEDSLEEEEVEKKHHSSDQVENEEEERFAEREEYRGHLPAEKEKRTAASYRPFYPLLWWKSQHLDKRDSAGEQLLEDREEGRPALSEKSLFPEYNDYEWWSEKQIQNALKHKRSEKRNPGKTNRYDVERQYNKMDQLAQLLNYRKKSAELPGLYSSGEELKKRHVAGNDRRSLSQRPLTEEEEKQLENLATMDLELQNIAEKINSLRRG, encoded by the exons ATG GTAACCCGGTGCATTGTGGAGGTTCTGTCCAACGCTCTCTCTAAGCCAAATGCACCCCCCATTAATCCTGAATGCAAAGAAATCCTGAAGAAGA GTGATAAAAATGACAGAGAGAGAAGTGAAAACAAACAGCCTGAAGTGAGGCATCCAAAGGACCCAGCAGAGACTGAAAAACATCCTACTGGGAGCATGGAGAAAGAacaaaggcaggcaggagaggaatCCAAAAAGTACATGGAAGGAGGTGATGAGGAGAAACTTGCTCATGAGGAAGGTGAAAGCAAGGAGGAGGAAGCTGGACACAACACACCTGCTCGGGATGAGACACTTCACATGGAAGAAAGAAAGCACTACCAGGAAAttgggagagaggaggagaggaattACCACAGtgaagaggaaagcaaagaggGCAAGTGTTGTGAGGATGTAGAGGCTGCTGTTCTCACCAAGAAGTCCCACTCTGAGGGCATGAGCGTGGATGAGTTCCGTGGTGGGAATGATCAGAGCCCCAGGGGCCGCTGGCACCTGGAGGAGGGAATGCAGAGCCCTTCCAAACAAATTCAGGAAggtgaaaagggagaggaagaaaggagtgAGAAATACCACCATGAGTCTCAGGAACGTGGTTTCTCCCACCAGCAGGAGCGTGAAGAATCTGAGGAGAGTGaagaaagggaggagggaaaggaaccCTTCAAAGGCAAAGGTTATCATGGGAAGCACAGGGCAGGTGACTCCTATGAAGAAAAGAGGGGCCATGGTGGTGAGAGGGGGGAACCAGCAGGGGGATCACACCCAGGGGAGGCCAATCTCTGGGAGCAGTGGAAGCACCGACAGAAGCATCAGGAAGAGTCTGAGGAGAAGGGTGGCTCTCCTGGGAGGCATgagcctgaggagctgcaggaggaggggcctgcagagcagggcagtgaggagcacagggacagctggcagcagagccaggagagcagggaagaggaaaacaagaggcACCACCACAGTGAGGAGAGCAGTGAGAAGTGGCACgaggagaggaggcagcacGATGGATCCCACCATTCTGGGGGCAGGGTGTACCTTGGTGATGAAAaccaggaggagctggccaGGTACCTGAGCAAGGAGAGGCAGCACCGTGTCGGAGGGAGAGCCCGCCTAGGgaacaggcagcaggaagggtCCCAGAAGGCTCGAGAGCACAAGGGACAGGCCAGTAGGCACTACAGTACTGAGGacagcctggaggaggaggaggtggaaaaGAAGCATCACAGCAGTGACCAGGTGGAAaatgaagaggaggaaaggtTTGCAGAGAGGGAAGAGTACAGAGGCCATCTCCCcgcagagaaagagaagagaaccGCAGCATCCTACAGGCCTTTCTACCCACTGCTGTGGTGGAAAAGCCAGCACTTGGACAAAAGGGACAGTGCAGGGGAGCAGCTTCTGGAGGACAGGGAGGAAGGCAGGCCTGCCCTGAGTGAGAAGAGCCTTTTCCCTGAGTACAATGACTATGAGTGGTGGTCAGAAAAGCAAATCCAGAATGCTCTGAAGCACAAGCGCAGTGAAAAGAGGAATCCTGGCAAAACGAACAGATACGATGTGGAAAGGCAGTACAACAAGATGGATCAACTTGCACAACTTCTGAACTACAGGAAGAAGTCAGCTGAACTCCCAGGGCTGTACAGCTCTGGAGAAGAGCTGAAGAAGCGTCATGTGGCTGGAAATGACAGAAGGAGCCTAAGCCAGAGGCCCCTGACGGAAGAAGAG gaaaagcagctggaaaacctgGCCACCAtggacctggagctgcagaacaTAGCAGAGAAGATCAACAGCCTCAGGAGAGGCTGA
- the TRMT6 gene encoding tRNA (adenine(58)-N(1))-methyltransferase non-catalytic subunit TRM6 isoform X1: MEGGPSARIREGDCAVLKRDEVFKAVSVLRRRKIIFEKQWFYLDNAIGHIYGTTFEVTSGGNLQPKQEVEETTTETKEAGTDNRNIVDDGKSQKLTHDDIKALKDKGIKGQEIVQQLIENSTTFRDKTEFAQDKYIKKKKKKYEAVITIVKPSTRILSTMYYAREPGKINHLRYDTLAQMLTLGNIHAGNKMIVMETCAGLVLGAVMERMGGYGSIIQMYPGGGPVRAATSCFGFPKPFFDNLHEFPLSKVQSLLSGTFSTETLPADPEENALGEEESNGLSEEKQTALQETGEEPAAEAPMEINPTEEQDTMDISAEDVEFKETKEKENKENVREKHIKQWERRKKLKEAAALLREKNADGLIVASKFHPTPLLLSLLEFVAPSRPFVVYCQYKEPLLECYTKLRERGGVINLKLSETWLRNYQVLPDRSHPKLTMSGGGGYLLSGITVVLEKGKSDSSNSEALKMEEPSSKRCKLQDLPC; encoded by the exons atGGAGGGCGGCCCGAGCGCGCGCATCCGTGAGGGCGACTGCGCCGTGCTCAAGCGGGACGAGGTCTTCAAGGCGGTGTCGGTGCTGCGCCGCAG aaaaataatttttgagaaGCAGTGGTTCTACCTGGATAATGCCATTGGACATATTTATGGAACTACGTTTGAAGTAACCAGTGGTGGAAACCTCCAGCCAAAGCAAGAGGTGGAAGAGACTACCACAG AAACAAAGGAAGCAGGGACAGATAATCGTAACATAGTTGACGATGGGAAGTCTCAAAAACTGACTCATGATGACATAAAGGCTTTGAAGGACAAGGGTATTAAAGGACAG GAAATAGTTCAACAGTTAATAGAGAACAGTACAACATTCAGAGACAAAACAGAATTTGCTCAAGATAAATacataaagaagaagaaaaaaaa ATATGAGGCAGTTATTACAATTGTGAAACCATCCACTCGCATCCTTTCAACCATGTATTATGCAAGGGAACCTGGAAAAATTAA CCACCTGAGATACGACACCCTGGCTCAGATGCTGACTTTGGGAAACATCCACGCTGGCAACAAGATGATTGTCATGGAAACGTGTGCAGGCctggtgctgggggctgtgatGGAGAGAATGGGGG GCTACGGATCCATCATTCAGATGTACCCAGGAGGGGGACCTGTTAGAGCTGCCACCAGTTGTTTTGGGTTTCCCAAACCTTTTTTTGATAATCTTCATGAATTTCCTCTCAGCAAAGTGCAGAGTCTCCTGTCTGGGACATTCAGTACAGAGACTCTGCCTGCAGACCCTGAGGAGAATGCTCTGGGGGAAGAGGAAAGCAATGGATTGAGTGAGGAGAAACAGACTGCCCTGCAGGAAACAGGGGAGGAACCTGCTGCTGAAGCACCTATGGAAATCAATCCAACAGAAGAGCAAGACACAATGGACATTAGTGCTGAAGATGTAGAGTTTAAAGagaccaaagaaaaagaaaataaagaaaat GTCCGGGAAAAGCATATAAAACagtgggagagaaggaaaaagctgaaagaagctgctgctttgctgagaGAGAAGAATGCTGATGG CTTAATTGTAGCCAGCAAGTTTCATCCCACACCCTTGTTACTTTCTTTATTGGAATTTGTTGCTCCTTCGAGGCCTTTTGTTGTCTACTGCCAATATAAAGAG CCCTTACTGGAATGTTACACCAAGCTGAGAGAAAGAGGTGGAGTCATCAACCTGAAACTGTCTGAAACTTGGCTACGGAACTACCAG gttTTACCAGATCGCAGCCATCCCAAGCTGACCATGAGTGGAGGTGGAGGGTACCTCCTGTCTGGCATCACTGTCGTCTTGGAGAAGGGCAAATCTGATTCCAGTAACTCAGAAGCACTAAAGATGGAAGAGCCATCATCTAAAAGATGCAAACTTCAAGACCTTCCTTGTTAA
- the TRMT6 gene encoding tRNA (adenine(58)-N(1))-methyltransferase non-catalytic subunit TRM6 isoform X2 yields MYYAREPGKINHLRYDTLAQMLTLGNIHAGNKMIVMETCAGLVLGAVMERMGGYGSIIQMYPGGGPVRAATSCFGFPKPFFDNLHEFPLSKVQSLLSGTFSTETLPADPEENALGEEESNGLSEEKQTALQETGEEPAAEAPMEINPTEEQDTMDISAEDVEFKETKEKENKENVREKHIKQWERRKKLKEAAALLREKNADGLIVASKFHPTPLLLSLLEFVAPSRPFVVYCQYKEPLLECYTKLRERGGVINLKLSETWLRNYQVLPDRSHPKLTMSGGGGYLLSGITVVLEKGKSDSSNSEALKMEEPSSKRCKLQDLPC; encoded by the exons ATGTATTATGCAAGGGAACCTGGAAAAATTAA CCACCTGAGATACGACACCCTGGCTCAGATGCTGACTTTGGGAAACATCCACGCTGGCAACAAGATGATTGTCATGGAAACGTGTGCAGGCctggtgctgggggctgtgatGGAGAGAATGGGGG GCTACGGATCCATCATTCAGATGTACCCAGGAGGGGGACCTGTTAGAGCTGCCACCAGTTGTTTTGGGTTTCCCAAACCTTTTTTTGATAATCTTCATGAATTTCCTCTCAGCAAAGTGCAGAGTCTCCTGTCTGGGACATTCAGTACAGAGACTCTGCCTGCAGACCCTGAGGAGAATGCTCTGGGGGAAGAGGAAAGCAATGGATTGAGTGAGGAGAAACAGACTGCCCTGCAGGAAACAGGGGAGGAACCTGCTGCTGAAGCACCTATGGAAATCAATCCAACAGAAGAGCAAGACACAATGGACATTAGTGCTGAAGATGTAGAGTTTAAAGagaccaaagaaaaagaaaataaagaaaat GTCCGGGAAAAGCATATAAAACagtgggagagaaggaaaaagctgaaagaagctgctgctttgctgagaGAGAAGAATGCTGATGG CTTAATTGTAGCCAGCAAGTTTCATCCCACACCCTTGTTACTTTCTTTATTGGAATTTGTTGCTCCTTCGAGGCCTTTTGTTGTCTACTGCCAATATAAAGAG CCCTTACTGGAATGTTACACCAAGCTGAGAGAAAGAGGTGGAGTCATCAACCTGAAACTGTCTGAAACTTGGCTACGGAACTACCAG gttTTACCAGATCGCAGCCATCCCAAGCTGACCATGAGTGGAGGTGGAGGGTACCTCCTGTCTGGCATCACTGTCGTCTTGGAGAAGGGCAAATCTGATTCCAGTAACTCAGAAGCACTAAAGATGGAAGAGCCATCATCTAAAAGATGCAAACTTCAAGACCTTCCTTGTTAA